In Pyrus communis chromosome 15, drPyrComm1.1, whole genome shotgun sequence, the genomic stretch CTAGCAGAGTAAAACTAGATAGGTCATCTTTGCGAGAGCAATAACAAGATTACGGTTTTCAAGTGAGTTGGGAAACTTTTCCTTTCTTTGGAGTGATTTTGCAAACAATCGGGACTAAAAATTAAAGTATAAAAAACCCAGATATACGGAAACTTTGGCTAGACAATTCCAAGAGTTCAAAGATTCAATCACTCCAAGATGGCATCTCAGGTCCTCAAAGGACTCCAATACGATTTTGAACaaatattaatcaaattaagtacggccattattttattttattttttaccaaaaaaagtaCAGCTATGATTTCACTTTTACTCCTTGATTGATTTGTGCTTTctggtaccgtttggtacgtgggacgggacggaacagagtgggacaaggcgttctgtcccacgtttggtgcacctaaaacgggtggaacgagctgttccacgggacgagttttgggtgaattttcgttccacctcacccccctggaacgactcgttccacatccgtgaaacacaaaattataacatctccgtctccttcttcttcctccttgtttccatccgaaggcatctttgctcccgctccgttccgttccgtcctgtcccgtcccgtcccgtctgcataccaaacgatacctctGCGACAAAGAAATGGCTCAACATTTAACACCCATTTGCTTTaagggtgtgatattcacatgcatttttttacttatttaacatatttttagttttcagccgtcagatcgaatgaattgaagaagatcaacggacataaattaacaaaaggtgtatgaaaagtaaaaaaagtatgtgtggatagcacatcccttGCGTTATCTACATACTGCTATCAACATCAGTGCAAGACAGGAGTGTGTACTCATTGTAAATGTCATCTTTCTCTTATGCTCGTATAAGAAAGGAGTGTGTAGCGATTTCTTTGGGGTGTTAGTTTGAACTTGTCAATACACTCAATTTTGATTCAGAATGacccaaatttattattattaacagaATATAGTATCGCTTAGGTTCCATCttcgtcaaagacgaatttgaatcatattattgttaacccattgtgaggctaagacCACCTCCTCCCTTTGTAAATAATAtcaattattcaaaaaaaaaaaaaaaaggatatagACTGAGACTTACAATTCGATTTTTCAGTAATCCTATTATAAATGGGTCTAGATATGTATCAAGATTGATATGATtcaataataatatgattcaactCAATATAACatattatctattttctatattatttgttttttttttttgttgaattctaTATATTATTTGTTAGGTATTATACTTTGTAAGTAACCTCATTAGAACTAGAATAATAGACAAATACAATaatgttatttaaaaaaaaattaattcttaaATTAAATCCGATCATGATCTGATTTAATTTGGATCAAATATAGATTGAGAAATCAAATATGATAATCTGAATAGATCCAAATTTCATAATGCTATTATAAATGAATGCGCATACGAATTAACTAACAAGTTGACACGATCCAAATTCGACTATTTTACAAGTCTTATCTTGATCGGTATTACATATGAATCGATGATGCATTGCTGGCTATGTAGCTTACCAAGTACCAGGGAATGATGATGATACGTGGTAAAATAGGAtttagatcctctccggatcccttccctGGGAATCTCGGACATCAAGTCACAAGGACCGTTCATCAAAGATCATGCGAtcataattaaatgttttttacacaaaacgagattgttttacttttaaaaatataaaaaacatttaattgtgatcgcacgatctttgatgaacgATCTTTTGTGTCTTGATCCTCATGATTCCCAAGaaggggatccggagaggatccaaatctggTAAAATATAACCCCTTGAACATACATTTTTTAACAACCCTAGCtgaaatataatattattcCAAAAGCCACCACCTGCATTGCATCGTGGTTTATAGTACGTATACTAGGGCCTAATCAAAGGGCTCTGATAAGGTGGTGTTAATGAAGCTAATGAATCTCAGTAATCAGACGGTCCAGATCCATCCTACTCAGGATCCATGTTATGGACACACATGGATCCACGTGTGAATGGACACTTCCGAAAATGAATCGTTTGAGCCGCATCCGTACTCCATTGTGTTGTTTATCTCCTGCGGCGAGGTTGAGGTGGTTGCCGATAGCGGTGTAGTTGTCGGCTGCGGCTGTGTGTTGTCATGTGACTGCTTCTGGCTGTAAAATTGCGGAGTCAGTACAGTTACAATTActgttacaaaaataaataccATGAAAAATGTAAATAATGGACCGTTGCAAAAATAATGCGACGAGTTTTGGTGTGTGTGttgagttttaattaattaagaaaggGTATCGGATCTCTAGATTCCCAAAAGCGCATCAGGATCTGGGTTTTGCTCCGGCGTCAGAGACCGCATGTAGAATTCTATAaggaatgaaaattttcttcggATTCTTTTGTGAATATCCTAAGGGTTTTTTAAATCATATTCATAGTTAGAAAATTTCCTCATTCTTCTGTACCACTTTATTTAAAAGACGGCTTGCCCTTCATTTGTTTAATCTATTTGGTGCCTGACACAAGATTCTCTGCCAtcttagtataatattttataatattaatattaaatttgatGTTAAAATGTGAGGGGGTAGAATGTAAAAGATAATTCCGTAAATTTACCTGGTGCTAGGCGATGGGCAGAAAATGATGGTGTAGTCGCCACCGGCGCATGTGAAGGTGCTGTTCTTGTCGTCGTAAGCGTAACTGTATGCGTACGGGCACGCGCTCTTGAAAATTTGAGAATATTGAGAGGGCTTGCAAGTGTCCTGAGAACCGTAAGCGCCGCTGCAACAGTACTCCGGCTGGCCGAACACCTCGCACGCGCTCTTGCACGCGACTGCTTCAGCTCCGTCGGCACTGGTGACCTTGAGCTCGGAAGGACACCTGGTGTTGAGGTCGGTAACGCAGCCGGTGTTCGTACAGTTGGTCCCAGTGCCGCCATTGGGGACCACCAGCATAGGGAGGTTGTACCCGTCCACGAGGCTGACGTCGAAGAAATCAAGCCCACCGGGGCCGTCAAGTGT encodes the following:
- the LOC137718292 gene encoding thaumatin-like protein 1b encodes the protein MARLPPSFLISLLIILWLQTSDVVSRTFTMENKCDYTVWPGILTNAGVSPLPTTGFALANGETKTISAPASWGGRFWGRTLCSHDSAGKFSCLTADCGSGKLECSGNGATPPATLAEFTLDGPGGLDFFDVSLVDGYNLPMLVVPNGGTGTNCTNTGCVTDLNTRCPSELKVTSADGAEAVACKSACEVFGQPEYCCSGAYGSQDTCKPSQYSQIFKSACPYAYSYAYDDKNSTFTCAGGDYTIIFCPSPSTSQKQSHDNTQPQPTTTPLSATTSTSPQEINNTMEYGCGSNDSFSEVSIHTWIHVCP